CGGGCAGGCTGATCATGCTGAACCACGGCCGGAACGCCATGCCGTTGTGGGTCTCCCGGGATACAGGCGCGTCGGCGAGTCAGGTTTCCGAACATCTGAATCGGCCGGGAAGGCGGCCGATCATTACTTACTGGGTGGACGGGGACACGCTGTTTATCGCCGGACGATCCAGCGAGCAGCGTTGGGGCGGCGTATTCGCCTTCCCGTTCTCGACCCTGTTCAAACTGACCCAGGTCAGGCTTTTCTGGGCGCTGGGACTCTATCTGCTGGTGGTTGCGCTACTGCTGCTTGGCCGGCGCCTGATCGGGCGCCATTACCTGGCGCCGTGGGCCGAGCAGGTCAGGCGCAATCAGGAAGGCGAGGCATTCAACCGCGCGCTGATCGAAACCGCGCCGGTGGGGCTGTACGTGCTGAACCAGCCCGACGGTGCGATCCTGCTCGGCAACGCGCTGGCGCAGCGCCTGCTGCCGGAAGTGGCCGGCAAACAGGCACAGGAAAAACTGGCTGCCTGGTTGCAGCCGGGGCCGGAAGGTCCGCGTGGTTCGATGGAACTGATGGCCGGTGATGCCGAACAGGCACACTACCTGCTGCTGGCCGGTGCGCAGACCCGCTATCACGGCAAGCCGGCCTTGCTGTGTGCGCTCAGCGACATCAGCGCCGCCAAGGAAACCGAGCGCATGCTCGAGCAGAGTCGCGAAGCGGCGGTGGCGGCGAGCGAGGCCAAGTCGGCGTTTCTGTCGGTGATGAGCCACGAAATCCGTACGCCGCTGTACGGGATGATGGGAACGCTGGACCTGCTGGCCATCGCCGATCTGCCGCCGGCACACCGGGAGGCGCTGCAGACGATGCGCGATTCGTCGCAGACCCTGCAGGCCGTCATCGACGACATTCTCGATTTCTCGCGGATCGAATCGGGGCAGATGCGTCTCGAGCACATCGCGTTTGAACCAGTGCCCATGATCGAAAGCGTGGTCCGGATGTATGCGCCAATGACGCAGGCCAAGGGCGTGCAGCTGCACTGCTGGCTGCAGGCCGGCATGCCCGAGATACTGGGTGATCCGGTACGCTGGCGCCAGATCGTCGCCAACCTGCTGTCGAACGCGGTCAAGTTTACCGCTGCCGGCAGCGTGACCGTCCGGCTCGGACTCGAGCACGGAACGGTGCCGATGCTGCGGCTGACGGTTACCGATACCGGCATCGGCATCGACCCGGAACGGCAGGGACAGTTGTTCGAGCCGTTCGTCCAGGCCGACAGTTCGGTCATGCGCAGGTTTGGCGGAAGCGGGCTGGGGCTGTCGATCTGCCGCCGGCTGGTGCAGATGATGGGGGGAGAGATACGGCTTGAGAGTGCGCCCGGCAAGGGGAGCCGTTTCGAGGTACAGATACCGGTGACCCCGCTCGTGTCCGATACACAAACGCCTCCCCCGGCCGACTGTCCGCCGGTCTGCGTACGGTTCGGGCTGGCGCCGCAACGCGACAACGTGATCGAGCAGCTGCGGGCGGCCGGCTATCCGGTGCGCGTGCTCGAGGCGGGTGAGGCCACACCGGACGATTGCCGCCTCTTGCTTGTCGACAGTAGCGGCCAGACCGGCCCTTATCTGACCGTGCACCTTTTGCCAGACGGGCCGGCGACACCCAGCCGCGCGGGCGGGGACATCATCGTCAGCGCCTACAGCCAGAGCGGCTTGCTCAAGGCGCTGGTATTGGCGGGCGCACCGCTAGCGGATGCTGCCGAAACTACGGTTACACGGCCCGCCCAGACCGCCAGCGGCCTGCGCCTGCTGGTGGTCGAGGATCACCCGGTCAACCGGCAACTGCTGGTCAGGCAGTTGCAGGCACTGGGCGGTGAGGTGGCCAGTGCCGAGGGCGGCGCCGAGGCACTGACGCTACTGCGGCAAAACTCGTTCGACGTGATCTTCTCCGACGTCAACATGCCTGACGTCGATGGCTACCAGTTGGCCCGTACATTGCGCGAGCGCGGCGACCGCACGCCACTGGTCGGCGTCACTGCCAGCACCTTCCCCGGCGAGCGCGAACGCTGCATCGAGGCTGGCATGACGCTGGCACTGTTCAAGCCGCTGCTGCTGCAGGACTTGAGCGAGGCGCTGCGCCGAATCCTGCCGGACCACGAGTGGATTGCGGTCGGCGAAGTGATGGCGCCGGTACATGACGAAGCGCTGCGTGATGCCTTCGAGCACAGCGTGCAGCAGGATCTGGCGCAGATCCGCCGGGCCGTCGAACAGGGTGACGTCCTGTTGCTGCGGCGCCATGCACACCGGCTGCGGGGGGCGCTGACCACGGTGGTGGACGGCGAGGACGTGCAGGAGTCGTGCCGGTTGCTCGAAACGATGGCGATCCGCGTGCAGGAGGAGGCACAGATTGCGCTGGCCGGGCTGGAGGATTATCTCCAGCTGTTTTTCGATGAATACGGGGCGCCGACGCATTCGGCGGAGCGTGAAAAATGATTCCGGATGCAAGCAAAACTAAGGTTTACCCTAAAGAATGCACGTCGGATAAGTCCTAGTATCTGCGCTTACGCAATCGGCATTCGAGTGCTGGCCGTCGAGATCTGCCGGGCA
This window of the Jeongeupia sp. USM3 genome carries:
- a CDS encoding hybrid sensor histidine kinase/response regulator, with product MTSRPAGQSSPRSHSELLLSRRLLNWMTVLMLALTTGVLLFSLYGTFQGVVWLLGGAARSYVNRVQDIQRSNEAFVTGFAAPRVSLPAVGPNPDSVRRLGDELRSYPVGEPRALNGDAWGLPLLVLPASVGEAQLQVIAKQFLRFAEVNRVIWPGARSRPRYTLDVDKESLFTIANPVEGRGIRLSRAAMRQLLARIHQAESTRVDDGSAFWLPEWTDPLTGVPMIHCVMPLRDQRGKVIAYTVTGIETAALPVGIDWPGDDSWEAGRLIMLNHGRNAMPLWVSRDTGASASQVSEHLNRPGRRPIITYWVDGDTLFIAGRSSEQRWGGVFAFPFSTLFKLTQVRLFWALGLYLLVVALLLLGRRLIGRHYLAPWAEQVRRNQEGEAFNRALIETAPVGLYVLNQPDGAILLGNALAQRLLPEVAGKQAQEKLAAWLQPGPEGPRGSMELMAGDAEQAHYLLLAGAQTRYHGKPALLCALSDISAAKETERMLEQSREAAVAASEAKSAFLSVMSHEIRTPLYGMMGTLDLLAIADLPPAHREALQTMRDSSQTLQAVIDDILDFSRIESGQMRLEHIAFEPVPMIESVVRMYAPMTQAKGVQLHCWLQAGMPEILGDPVRWRQIVANLLSNAVKFTAAGSVTVRLGLEHGTVPMLRLTVTDTGIGIDPERQGQLFEPFVQADSSVMRRFGGSGLGLSICRRLVQMMGGEIRLESAPGKGSRFEVQIPVTPLVSDTQTPPPADCPPVCVRFGLAPQRDNVIEQLRAAGYPVRVLEAGEATPDDCRLLLVDSSGQTGPYLTVHLLPDGPATPSRAGGDIIVSAYSQSGLLKALVLAGAPLADAAETTVTRPAQTASGLRLLVVEDHPVNRQLLVRQLQALGGEVASAEGGAEALTLLRQNSFDVIFSDVNMPDVDGYQLARTLRERGDRTPLVGVTASTFPGERERCIEAGMTLALFKPLLLQDLSEALRRILPDHEWIAVGEVMAPVHDEALRDAFEHSVQQDLAQIRRAVEQGDVLLLRRHAHRLRGALTTVVDGEDVQESCRLLETMAIRVQEEAQIALAGLEDYLQLFFDEYGAPTHSAEREK